The following are from one region of the Mycolicibacterium diernhoferi genome:
- a CDS encoding DUF1097 domain-containing protein — protein MDSRSALTLSIGVLGGVAVAFTASVITVPIWVVFLAWASFFFVGGGPTGWVRSVTSNLAGVLIATASLYAAYLLGGGLTATAIAVGIGSAVMVQASWIGLLSTTPAVVVGFASTVSTVAGTGQLVTATSISHPGLVAACACVLGATFGIASEYLADVMTRTAPAGRTGKEGAPA, from the coding sequence ATGGATTCACGATCGGCTCTGACACTGAGTATCGGTGTGCTCGGCGGGGTCGCGGTGGCCTTCACCGCGTCCGTGATCACCGTTCCCATCTGGGTGGTCTTTCTGGCCTGGGCCTCGTTCTTCTTCGTAGGAGGAGGGCCGACCGGGTGGGTGCGTTCAGTGACCTCGAACCTGGCGGGAGTCCTGATCGCCACCGCGAGCCTGTACGCCGCCTACCTGCTCGGCGGCGGTCTGACCGCCACCGCCATCGCTGTCGGTATCGGCAGCGCGGTCATGGTGCAGGCGTCCTGGATCGGACTGCTCTCGACGACGCCCGCGGTGGTGGTCGGCTTCGCCTCGACCGTGTCGACGGTCGCCGGCACCGGGCAGCTGGTCACAGCCACGAGCATCTCCCACCCGGGGTTGGTCGCCGCCTGTGCGTGCGTACTGGGCGCGACCTTCGGGATCGCCTCGGAATACCTGGCCGATGTCATGACACGTACGGCTCCGGCCGGCCGTACCGGAAAGGAAGGCGCACCCGCATGA
- a CDS encoding GlxA family transcriptional regulator has translation MCHYAEQRSRRIAMLVFDGARTLDVTGPLEVFDQARTFGYDYSVALHTWGEASTIRCSSGLTFDATPAARPAPDVDTLVITGGESLVSEGVPVQLQQVVRDHVSRSRRVAAVGVGAFALGAAGLLAGRRATTHWRHLDAFAAMCADTIVDRESVFVRDGEVWTSAGAGAGIDLALALVADDYGADLAHQISKDLVMISRRMEGHPQLSVAARTPRPKHAVLERLLATIAVDPAGQYELDVVAARVGMSPRHLARLFKAQTGMTLRQYVHEIRLENAVSLVLAGESFHAAAQRSGLRYGARIRDHLEAHRMPLQTGTLLVDPGGTKSVPVYAG, from the coding sequence ATGTGCCACTATGCCGAGCAGCGATCGCGCCGCATCGCGATGCTGGTTTTCGACGGCGCCCGCACCCTGGACGTCACCGGCCCATTGGAGGTGTTCGACCAAGCGCGCACCTTCGGGTACGACTACTCGGTGGCGCTGCACACCTGGGGCGAAGCCAGCACGATCCGCTGCTCGTCGGGACTGACTTTCGACGCCACGCCAGCCGCCCGGCCGGCGCCCGACGTGGACACACTGGTCATCACGGGTGGGGAAAGCCTTGTTTCCGAGGGTGTCCCGGTCCAGCTGCAGCAGGTGGTGCGCGATCATGTGTCCCGATCACGCAGAGTGGCGGCCGTCGGTGTGGGTGCTTTCGCGCTGGGCGCTGCAGGATTGCTCGCCGGCCGGCGGGCCACCACGCACTGGCGTCACCTCGATGCGTTCGCAGCGATGTGCGCGGACACGATCGTCGACCGCGAATCGGTGTTCGTCCGCGACGGTGAGGTCTGGACGTCTGCCGGTGCCGGCGCCGGCATCGATCTGGCGCTCGCACTGGTGGCCGACGATTACGGCGCCGACCTGGCACATCAGATTTCGAAGGACCTGGTGATGATCAGTCGCAGGATGGAGGGGCACCCACAGCTGTCCGTGGCGGCACGAACACCTCGTCCCAAACATGCTGTCCTGGAGCGTTTGTTGGCTACCATCGCGGTCGATCCGGCCGGACAGTACGAGCTCGACGTCGTCGCGGCGCGGGTCGGGATGAGTCCACGGCACCTGGCCCGGCTGTTCAAGGCCCAGACCGGCATGACGCTGCGCCAGTACGTGCACGAGATCCGACTGGAGAACGCAGTGAGTCTGGTGCTGGCCGGCGAATCCTTCCATGCTGCGGCACAACGGAGCGGGTTACGGTACGGAGCACGCATCCGCGATCATCTGGAGGCACACCGGATGCCGTTGCAGACCGGAACGTTACTGGTGGATCCCGGTGGTACGAAATCGGTTCCGGTATACGCCGGGTGA